Proteins encoded by one window of Culicoides brevitarsis isolate CSIRO-B50_1 chromosome 2, AGI_CSIRO_Cbre_v1, whole genome shotgun sequence:
- the LOC134831009 gene encoding platelet-activating factor acetylhydrolase IB subunit beta homolog — translation MTTKNSIVAEEFVDNDGDNRWIDIHNRFLQECKEKDPDVIFLGDCIVEGLQFTDIWNSFFGPLHCLNFGIRNDKVENVLWRVENGTLDNVNPKVVVLHVGTLNTQHSVDQIVEGIDLIISRIRNKLPNTYIVFPSLLPRGHTKNKLREKNEQINAQLAEKYSGKNRIQIVRVEKGLLQSDGTLSHHDMFDYLNLTNAGAKKVFEPISDLLNQILNEGEAEKDLTPSE, via the exons atGACAACCAAAAATAGTATAGTTGCGGAGGAATTCGTGGATAACGACGGCGACAATAGATGGATAGACATTCACAATAGATTTTTACAGGAATG CAAGGAAAAGGATCCCGACGTGATCTTTTTGGGCGATTGCATCGTCGAGGGCTTACAATTTACGGATATTTGGAATTCGTTTTTCGGTCCGCTTCACTGCCTCAATTTCGGGATCCGCAATGACAAAGTTGAGAATGTGCTGTGGCGTGTCGAGAATGGAACATTAGATAATGTGAATCCAAAG gttgTTGTGTTGCATGTCGGCACGCTGAACACTCAACACTCCGTGGATCAAATTGTCGAGGGAATTGATCTGATAATCAGCCGAATACGGAATAAGCTGCCTAATACTTATATAGTTTTTCcg agTCTACTACCTCGTGGTCACACAAAAAACAAGCTGCGCGAGAAAAACGAGCAAATAAATGCCCAACTTGCCGAAAAGTACAGCGGCAAAAATCGCATCCAAATTGTTCGCGTGGAAAAGGGTCTCCTTCAATCTGACGGCACTTTGTCGCATCACGACATGTTCGATTACCTGAATTTAACGAATGCGGGCGCGAAAAAGGTCTTTGAGCCAATAAGTGacttattaaatcaaattctcAATGAAGGCGAGGCCGAAAAGGATTTGACGCCATCGGAATAG
- the LOC134830027 gene encoding AF4/FMR2 family member lilli isoform X2 has translation MKNSKNMFSSSTGSSTTTTTTTKKPWQEEHERNELRERDKAARSQHHMNDRDYHQQQPLFAAPVRVNEYDSNLTDILPDFSQVQAKVLGSDNKYIGIISAPHTPKPAQPYGASQQSATNVNQNSFPASSSSSSSTSFGGNNRAVHQSNSSHVPPPSYSQQRQNNFVRPSYNNGNNSRVPTQQQQHAQPTSNRQELHNSSTSSNNFFPNNKGYPGHNKYTKADNFPSFVSNGTASSNNASSSYIKKPSSDVANILKEMTTSIPSTPLDEIAATPRNPHQYEPKYALNNPPKHKYAEVPLLMDVQMRPPRQPKPAKPVVPKQKNQLENDLDVSDSDNDCDRKKDSSASLIEPLSPIKDPSSDGSDESSGSDDSESSEESTNNDTNAVKQEPVEVAATENSEPAETTTSTTIQNWNLDNFFKKKETHAVSERDAMHKDSEEDEEKHSPASLDRASSPTTMDSHHSNLTPMSGMMFNSNQSNEDVVVPASKNKVEKQSGDIAVILDDIKKKQQIAPISDFSSSASEDETKRQLPEIPVKKIKSKRKSMKGKTPIKDRRASSDEEEPTFNKTPVKNQQTTQNQQQQEKKGRGRPRKSKDRTKATTTTTTTKTEQEPKSASKKDHAKSKPPRRKKSEKQAQSQAFVSTSDSSSSFSEDEDEDKTSQKSYNYKPFEVPRMSQQQQQQQTDRSSVTKDNRRQSSCDDSDKSDSSRSSSYETPTQPQIKPMSSSFSSSEDSDSSNNNKIGNKSDKNKKDTLKKLFLNANKGEGGKGKGGGKGKGQVVIEDHTENAQINNKQHETPSAKNGASPCYQTQQNITPSYQQSSTTTAKNVPMKGNMSILCRIDLNRLTRIPTPSKAFSKVGNATRGSYENYLEHDEMYRHRSNSVNERSAAMELMPNDVNDKVRPTSSLDRKSLPGDFAKASRLMKDNESSYIKSEFSNHALNGLSAGALANNERIDDSKVKIKSESDNSMGKHGKRKYMDTSPKRENRKKKKLTELENQTQTNHDRIKWKYRSYFEEDEGETMQDRDQNFFLMEAKRLKHAADKETDHLAQAMLYLEAVLYFLLTGDAMERETVTEKAAFTMYKDTLSLIKYISSKFRNQQQHPVQGNIHSKVNILSIRCQSIIYLKLYKMRRLESRELQKVICEYHQKTPTAVVTTEMNGNTPSPLSPTSVGSQINLAYQKANTFFNYLTSCHDLWEQADTLILKGNHKEYFIELDHEIGPMTLHSTLCNVVNYVKAGIQKLRNM, from the exons atgaaaaatagcaAGAATATGTTTTCATCATCAACAGGAagttcgacgacgacgacgacaacgacgaaaaaaccATG GCAAGAAGAACACGAACGCAACGAGCTGCGAGAACGGGATAAGGCAGCGAGATCCCAGCATCACATGAACGATCGGGATTATCATCAGCAACAACCCTTGTTCGCAGCGCCCGTAAGA gttaaCGAGTACGACTCGAATCTCACGGATATTTTGCCCGACTTTTCGCAAGTTCAGGCGAAAGTGCTTGGCAGCGACAACAAATACATTGGCATTATTTCGGCGCCTCACACGCCAAAACCTGCGCAACCCTATGGCGCGAGTCAGCAATCCGCGACGAATGTTAACCAGAATTCGTTTCCCGCATCGagctcgtcgtcgtcatcaacgTCGTTTGGGGGAAATAACAGAGCAGTTCACCAAAGTAATAGCAGCCATGTGCCTCCGCCGAGTTATAGTCAACAACGACAGAACAATTTTGTCAGACCATCCTATAACAATGGCAACAACAGTCGAGTTCcaacgcagcagcagcaacacgCACAACCGACGAGTAACAGACaagaa ttaCACAATTCATCGACATCatcaaataacttttttcccAACAACAAGGGATATCCGGGACACAACAAATACACAAAAGCGGATAATTTTCCGAGTTTCGTGAGTAATGGCACGGCATCTTCCAACaatgcgtcgtcgtcgtacatCAAAAAGCCCTCGAGCGACGTCGCAAACATCCTAAAAGAGATGACGACGTCAATTCCGTCGACGCCTCTCGATGAAATTGCGGCAACGCCGCGCAATCCGCACCAATATGAACCAAAATATGCCTTGAATAATCCCCCGAAACACAAATATGCTGAAGTGCCGTTGCTAATGGATGTACAAATGCGTCCGCCGCGACAACCGAAGCCCGCCAAACCCGTTGTGCCGAAGCAAAAGAACCAGCTGGAGAACGATTTGGATGTTTCGGATAGCGACAACGACTGCGATCGCAAAAAAGATTCGTCCGCGTCGCTCATCGAGCCACTGTCGCCGATTAAGGATCCCTCGAGCGATGGTTCGGACGAGAGTTCGGGCAGCGATGATAGCGAATCGAGCGAAGAATCGACCAATAATGACACGAATGCGGTGAAACAAGAACCTGTTGAGGTTGCAGCGACGGAAAATTCTGAACCTGCAGAGACGACGACAAGTACGACGATCCAAAATTGgaatttggataattttttcaagaaaaaggaGACACATGCCGTCAGTGAACGCGATGCAATGCACAAAGATTCGGAAGAAGATGAGGAAAAACATTCGCCTGCGTCGCTGGATCGTGCGTCGTCGCCAACAACGATGGATTCGCATCACTCCAACTTGACGCCCATGAGCGGCATGATGTTCAACAGCAATCAAAGTAACGAAGATGTCGTCGTGCCTGCAAGCAAAAACAAGGTTGAGAAGCAATCCGGAGACATTGCCGTCATTTTGGACGACATCAAGAAGAAGCAACAAATCGCGCCAATTTCGGATTTTTCATCTTCCGCCTCGGAAGACGAAACCAAACGACAATTACCTGAAATTCCCGTGAAAAAGATCAAAAGTAAGCGGAAAAGTATGAAAGGCAAGACCCCGATTAAGGATCGACGAGCCTCGAGTGACGAAGAAGAGCCAACTTTCAACAAGACTCCCgtcaaaaatcaacaaacgACGCAAAATCAGCAGCAACAGGAGAAAAAAGGACGAGGAAGACCCCGAAAATCAAAAGATCGGACTAAAGCAactacgacaacgacgacgacgaagacggAGCAAGAACCGAAAAGCGCTTCGAAGAAAGATCACGCGAAAAGTAAGCCGCCGCGACGAAAGAAAAGCGAGAAACAAGCCCAAAGTCAAGCCTTTGTATCGACGTCggactcgtcgtcgtcgttcagcGAGGACGAGGATGAAGACAAAACAAGCCAAAAATCCTACAATTACAAACCGTTTGAGGTGCCTCGAATGtcgcagcagcaacagcaacaacaaactgACCGCAGTTCAGTGACAAAAGACAATCGAAGGCAATCTTCATGCGACGATAGTGATAAGAG cGACTCATCGAGAAGTAGCAGCTACGAAACTCCCACTCAACCACAAATCAAACCAATGTCGTCATCGTTTTCGTCCTCCGAAGACAGTGATAGCTCAAACAATAAC AAAATTGGCAATAAGAGCGATAAGAACAAAAAGGATACCCTCAAGAAGCTGTTTTTGAATGCCAATAAAGGCGAAGGCGGAAAAGGCAAAGGAGGCGGAAAAGGAAAAGGCCAAGTAGTGATCGAAGATCACACAGAAAATGcacaa ATCAATAACAAGCAACATGAAACGCCGAGTGCAAAGAATGGTGCTTCTCCGTGTTACCAAACACAACAAAACATAACACCCAGTTACCAACAATCATCGACAACTACCGCAAAAAATGTGCCCATGAAAGGAAACATGTCGATCCTGTGTCGCATCGACTTGAATCGACTCACGCGAATCCCGACGCCGTCAAAAGCCTTCTCCAAGGTTGGAAACGCGACGCGTGGCAGCTATGAAAATTACCTTGAACACGACGAAATGTATCGGCATCGGTCTAATAGTGTTAATGAGCGATCCGCCGCAATGGAATTGATGCCAAACGACGTGAATGACAAAGTGAGGCCTACCTCGTCGTTGGATCGAAAGTCGTTACCTGGAGATTTTGCGAAAGCATCGAGACTCATGAAGGACAATGAATCTTCGTACATCAAGAGCGAATTTTCCAATCATGCCTTGAATGGTTTGTCTGCTGGCGCCTTGGCGAACAATGAGCGGATAGACGATtccaaagttaaaattaaatccgaGTCGGATAACTCGATGGGCAAACATGGCAAACGCAAGTACATGGATACGAGCCCGAAACGGGAAAAtcgcaaaaagaagaaattgacCGAATTAGAG aATCAAACACAGACAAATCATGATAGGATAAAATGGAAGTATCGTTCGTACTTTGAAGAAGACGAAGGCGAAACGATGCAAGacag agatcaaaatttcttcctgATGGAAGCTAAAAGATTAAAACACGCTGCTGACAAGGAAACCGATCACTTGGCTCAAGCAATGCTATACTTAGAGGCTGTGCTATATTTTCTCCTGACTGGCGATGCCATGGAACGGGAAACTGTTACAGAGAAGGCTGCCTTCACAATGTACAAAGACACCTTAAGTTTAATAAA ATATATATCGTCAAAGTTTCGTAATCAACAACAGCATCCAGTTCAGGGAAACATTCATAGTAAAGTAAATATACTTAG tATACGTTGTCAATCAATAATTTATCTGAAACTCTACAAAATGCGGAGACTCGAGTCGCGGGAATTGCAAAAAGTCATTTGTGAATACCATCAAAAGACTCCGACAGCTGTTGTGACCACAGAAATGAACGGAAATACGCCGTCGCCTCTGTCGCCGACTTCTGTTGGCTCACag ataaatctTGCCTACCAAAAGGCAAACACGTTCTTCAATTATCTGACGAGCTGTCATGATCTGTGGGAGCAAGCAgatacattaattttaaagggaaatcataaag aatattttattgaattagatCACGAAATTGGGCCAATGACTTTGCATAGTACCTTATGCAACGTAGTTAACTATGTGAAAGCCGGCATACAGAAACTAAGAAATATGTAA
- the LOC134830027 gene encoding AF4/FMR2 family member lilli isoform X1 — protein sequence MKNSKNMFSSSTGSSTTTTTTTKKPWQEEHERNELRERDKAARSQHHMNDRDYHQQQPLFAAPVRVNEYDSNLTDILPDFSQVQAKVLGSDNKYIGIISAPHTPKPAQPYGASQQSATNVNQNSFPASSSSSSSTSFGGNNRAVHQSNSSHVPPPSYSQQRQNNFVRPSYNNGNNSRVPTQQQQHAQPTSNRQELHNSSTSSNNFFPNNKGYPGHNKYTKADNFPSFVSNGTASSNNASSSYIKKPSSDVANILKEMTTSIPSTPLDEIAATPRNPHQYEPKYALNNPPKHKYAEVPLLMDVQMRPPRQPKPAKPVVPKQKNQLENDLDVSDSDNDCDRKKDSSASLIEPLSPIKDPSSDGSDESSGSDDSESSEESTNNDTNAVKQEPVEVAATENSEPAETTTSTTIQNWNLDNFFKKKETHAVSERDAMHKDSEEDEEKHSPASLDRASSPTTMDSHHSNLTPMSGMMFNSNQSNEDVVVPASKNKVEKQSGDIAVILDDIKKKQQIAPISDFSSSASEDETKRQLPEIPVKKIKSKRKSMKGKTPIKDRRASSDEEEPTFNKTPVKNQQTTQNQQQQEKKGRGRPRKSKDRTKATTTTTTTKTEQEPKSASKKDHAKSKPPRRKKSEKQAQSQAFVSTSDSSSSFSEDEDEDKTSQKSYNYKPFEVPRMSQQQQQQQTDRSSVTKDNRRQSSCDDSDKSDSSRSSSYETPTQPQIKPMSSSFSSSEDSDSSNNNKIGNKSDKNKKDTLKKLFLNANKGEGGKGKGGGKGKGQVVIEDHTENAQINNKQHETPSAKNGASPCYQTQQNITPSYQQSSTTTAKNVPMKGNMSILCRIDLNRLTRIPTPSKAFSKVGNATRGSYENYLEHDEMYRHRSNSVNERSAAMELMPNDVNDKVRPTSSLDRKSLPGDFAKASRLMKDNESSYIKSEFSNHALNGLSAGALANNERIDDSKVKIKSESDNSMGKHGKRKYMDTSPKRENRKKKKLTELENQTQTNHDRIKWKYRSYFEEDEGETMQDRDQNFFLMEAKRLKHAADKETDHLAQAMLYLEAVLYFLLTGDAMERETVTEKAAFTMYKDTLSLIKYISSKFRNQQQHPVQGNIHSKVNILSIRCQSIIYLKLYKMRRLESRELQKVICEYHQKTPTAVVTTEMNGNTPSPLSPTSVGSQSSGYCSGQQQPVTSNSAPCTLMPIQINLAYQKANTFFNYLTSCHDLWEQADTLILKGNHKEYFIELDHEIGPMTLHSTLCNVVNYVKAGIQKLRNM from the exons atgaaaaatagcaAGAATATGTTTTCATCATCAACAGGAagttcgacgacgacgacgacaacgacgaaaaaaccATG GCAAGAAGAACACGAACGCAACGAGCTGCGAGAACGGGATAAGGCAGCGAGATCCCAGCATCACATGAACGATCGGGATTATCATCAGCAACAACCCTTGTTCGCAGCGCCCGTAAGA gttaaCGAGTACGACTCGAATCTCACGGATATTTTGCCCGACTTTTCGCAAGTTCAGGCGAAAGTGCTTGGCAGCGACAACAAATACATTGGCATTATTTCGGCGCCTCACACGCCAAAACCTGCGCAACCCTATGGCGCGAGTCAGCAATCCGCGACGAATGTTAACCAGAATTCGTTTCCCGCATCGagctcgtcgtcgtcatcaacgTCGTTTGGGGGAAATAACAGAGCAGTTCACCAAAGTAATAGCAGCCATGTGCCTCCGCCGAGTTATAGTCAACAACGACAGAACAATTTTGTCAGACCATCCTATAACAATGGCAACAACAGTCGAGTTCcaacgcagcagcagcaacacgCACAACCGACGAGTAACAGACaagaa ttaCACAATTCATCGACATCatcaaataacttttttcccAACAACAAGGGATATCCGGGACACAACAAATACACAAAAGCGGATAATTTTCCGAGTTTCGTGAGTAATGGCACGGCATCTTCCAACaatgcgtcgtcgtcgtacatCAAAAAGCCCTCGAGCGACGTCGCAAACATCCTAAAAGAGATGACGACGTCAATTCCGTCGACGCCTCTCGATGAAATTGCGGCAACGCCGCGCAATCCGCACCAATATGAACCAAAATATGCCTTGAATAATCCCCCGAAACACAAATATGCTGAAGTGCCGTTGCTAATGGATGTACAAATGCGTCCGCCGCGACAACCGAAGCCCGCCAAACCCGTTGTGCCGAAGCAAAAGAACCAGCTGGAGAACGATTTGGATGTTTCGGATAGCGACAACGACTGCGATCGCAAAAAAGATTCGTCCGCGTCGCTCATCGAGCCACTGTCGCCGATTAAGGATCCCTCGAGCGATGGTTCGGACGAGAGTTCGGGCAGCGATGATAGCGAATCGAGCGAAGAATCGACCAATAATGACACGAATGCGGTGAAACAAGAACCTGTTGAGGTTGCAGCGACGGAAAATTCTGAACCTGCAGAGACGACGACAAGTACGACGATCCAAAATTGgaatttggataattttttcaagaaaaaggaGACACATGCCGTCAGTGAACGCGATGCAATGCACAAAGATTCGGAAGAAGATGAGGAAAAACATTCGCCTGCGTCGCTGGATCGTGCGTCGTCGCCAACAACGATGGATTCGCATCACTCCAACTTGACGCCCATGAGCGGCATGATGTTCAACAGCAATCAAAGTAACGAAGATGTCGTCGTGCCTGCAAGCAAAAACAAGGTTGAGAAGCAATCCGGAGACATTGCCGTCATTTTGGACGACATCAAGAAGAAGCAACAAATCGCGCCAATTTCGGATTTTTCATCTTCCGCCTCGGAAGACGAAACCAAACGACAATTACCTGAAATTCCCGTGAAAAAGATCAAAAGTAAGCGGAAAAGTATGAAAGGCAAGACCCCGATTAAGGATCGACGAGCCTCGAGTGACGAAGAAGAGCCAACTTTCAACAAGACTCCCgtcaaaaatcaacaaacgACGCAAAATCAGCAGCAACAGGAGAAAAAAGGACGAGGAAGACCCCGAAAATCAAAAGATCGGACTAAAGCAactacgacaacgacgacgacgaagacggAGCAAGAACCGAAAAGCGCTTCGAAGAAAGATCACGCGAAAAGTAAGCCGCCGCGACGAAAGAAAAGCGAGAAACAAGCCCAAAGTCAAGCCTTTGTATCGACGTCggactcgtcgtcgtcgttcagcGAGGACGAGGATGAAGACAAAACAAGCCAAAAATCCTACAATTACAAACCGTTTGAGGTGCCTCGAATGtcgcagcagcaacagcaacaacaaactgACCGCAGTTCAGTGACAAAAGACAATCGAAGGCAATCTTCATGCGACGATAGTGATAAGAG cGACTCATCGAGAAGTAGCAGCTACGAAACTCCCACTCAACCACAAATCAAACCAATGTCGTCATCGTTTTCGTCCTCCGAAGACAGTGATAGCTCAAACAATAAC AAAATTGGCAATAAGAGCGATAAGAACAAAAAGGATACCCTCAAGAAGCTGTTTTTGAATGCCAATAAAGGCGAAGGCGGAAAAGGCAAAGGAGGCGGAAAAGGAAAAGGCCAAGTAGTGATCGAAGATCACACAGAAAATGcacaa ATCAATAACAAGCAACATGAAACGCCGAGTGCAAAGAATGGTGCTTCTCCGTGTTACCAAACACAACAAAACATAACACCCAGTTACCAACAATCATCGACAACTACCGCAAAAAATGTGCCCATGAAAGGAAACATGTCGATCCTGTGTCGCATCGACTTGAATCGACTCACGCGAATCCCGACGCCGTCAAAAGCCTTCTCCAAGGTTGGAAACGCGACGCGTGGCAGCTATGAAAATTACCTTGAACACGACGAAATGTATCGGCATCGGTCTAATAGTGTTAATGAGCGATCCGCCGCAATGGAATTGATGCCAAACGACGTGAATGACAAAGTGAGGCCTACCTCGTCGTTGGATCGAAAGTCGTTACCTGGAGATTTTGCGAAAGCATCGAGACTCATGAAGGACAATGAATCTTCGTACATCAAGAGCGAATTTTCCAATCATGCCTTGAATGGTTTGTCTGCTGGCGCCTTGGCGAACAATGAGCGGATAGACGATtccaaagttaaaattaaatccgaGTCGGATAACTCGATGGGCAAACATGGCAAACGCAAGTACATGGATACGAGCCCGAAACGGGAAAAtcgcaaaaagaagaaattgacCGAATTAGAG aATCAAACACAGACAAATCATGATAGGATAAAATGGAAGTATCGTTCGTACTTTGAAGAAGACGAAGGCGAAACGATGCAAGacag agatcaaaatttcttcctgATGGAAGCTAAAAGATTAAAACACGCTGCTGACAAGGAAACCGATCACTTGGCTCAAGCAATGCTATACTTAGAGGCTGTGCTATATTTTCTCCTGACTGGCGATGCCATGGAACGGGAAACTGTTACAGAGAAGGCTGCCTTCACAATGTACAAAGACACCTTAAGTTTAATAAA ATATATATCGTCAAAGTTTCGTAATCAACAACAGCATCCAGTTCAGGGAAACATTCATAGTAAAGTAAATATACTTAG tATACGTTGTCAATCAATAATTTATCTGAAACTCTACAAAATGCGGAGACTCGAGTCGCGGGAATTGCAAAAAGTCATTTGTGAATACCATCAAAAGACTCCGACAGCTGTTGTGACCACAGAAATGAACGGAAATACGCCGTCGCCTCTGTCGCCGACTTCTGTTGGCTCACag aGTTCTGGTTACTGTTCTGGACAACAACAGCCGGTAACTTCCAACTCAGCTCCTTGCACGCTGATGCCAATTCAA ataaatctTGCCTACCAAAAGGCAAACACGTTCTTCAATTATCTGACGAGCTGTCATGATCTGTGGGAGCAAGCAgatacattaattttaaagggaaatcataaag aatattttattgaattagatCACGAAATTGGGCCAATGACTTTGCATAGTACCTTATGCAACGTAGTTAACTATGTGAAAGCCGGCATACAGAAACTAAGAAATATGTAA
- the LOC134830289 gene encoding sphingolipid delta(4)-desaturase DES1, with product MGQRVSRTDFEWVATDEPHASRRKEILAKYPQIKKLFGHDPNFKYVAGGMVLTQIVTCFLLRDVDSWLTLLLVAYCFGGVINHSLSLAVHEISHGLAFGHSRPAANRYFGYFCNLPLGIPMSISFKKYHLEHHRYQGDEIIDTDLPTLLEAKLFDTTFGKFCWVCLQPFFYILRPLVVNPKPPTKYEVHNLIIQAIFDAFIVYFCGWRILVYLIVGTLLAMGLHPVAGHFISEHYMFAKGFETYSYYGPLNFITFNVGYHNEHHDFPAVPGCRLPLVKQIAPEYYDNMPQHNSWTRVLYDFITDPAVGPYARIKRKHAGLDKNE from the exons ATGGGTCAACGAGTGTCTCGCACAGACTTCGAATGGGTTGCCACAGACGAACCTCATGCGAGTCGTCGTAAGGAAATTCTCGCCAAATACCCGCAAATCAAGAAACTTTTCGGGCACGATCCAAA CTTCAAATACGTCGCTGGCGGAATGGTTCTCACACAAATTGTCACCTGTTTCCTGTTGCGCGACGTCGATTCGTGGCTGACGTTGCTTCTCGTGGCTTACTGCTTTGGCGGCGTCATCAATCATTCGCTTTCGTTGGCTGTGCACGAAATTTCTCACGGATTGGCGTTCGGGCATTCTCGTCCCGCGGCAAATCGTTACTTTGGATATTTCTGTAACTTACCTTTGGGTATCCCCATgtcaatttccttcaaaaaataccATTTGGAGCATCATCGGTATCAAGGCGACGAAATAATCGACACAGATTTGCCGACATTGCTCGAAGCAAAACTCTTCGATACAACCTTCGGGAAGTTTTGTTGGGTGTGTCTTCAGccatttttctacattttacgCCCGTTAGTCGTAAATCCAAAGCCTCCAACCAAATACGAAGTTCACAATTTGATCATTCAAGCGATTTTCGATGCCTTTATCGTGTACTTTTGCGGATGGCGCATCTTAGTTTATCTCATTGTGGGAACTCTGCTCGCCATGGGACTTCATCCGGTTGCCGGGCATTTCATTTCCGAGCATTACATGTTCGCCAAAGGCTTCGAAACGTATTCCTACTATGGTCCGCTGAATTTCATCACATTTAACGTCGGCTATCACAATGAACATCACGATTTTCCCGCAGTTCCTGGATGTCGATTGCCATTAGTCAAGCAAATTGCGCCCGAATATTACGATAATATGCCGCAACACAACTCGTGGACTCGCGTTTTGTACGATTTCATCACAGATCCCGCCGTTGGACCTTACGCTCGAATCAAACGTAAGCACGCTGGATTGGACAAGAATGAGTAA
- the LOC134832159 gene encoding glyceraldehyde-3-phosphate dehydrogenase 2 yields the protein MSKIGINGFGRIGRLVLRASVEKGAQVVAVNDPFINVDYMVYLFKYDSTHGRFKGTVEAKDGKLVVNGNAITVFSERDPKDIPWSKAGAEYVVESTGVFTTIEKASLHLQGGAKKVIISAPSADAPMFVCGVNLDAYDPSMKVVSNASCTTNCLAPLAKVVHDNFEIVEGLMTTVHATTATQKTVDGPSGKLWRDGRGAAQNIIPAATGAAKAVGKVIPALNGKLTGMAFRVPTANVSVVDLTCRLGKPASYDAIKAKVKEAAEGPLKGILGYTEDEVVSSDFIGDNHSSIFDAKAGIPLTDSFVKLISWYDNEYGYSNRVIDLIKFMQTKDK from the coding sequence ATGTCGAAAATCGGTATTAACGGATTCGGCCGTATTGGTCGTTTGGTATTGCGTGCCTCCGTCGAGAAAGGCGCCCAAGTCGTCGCTGTGAACGATCCCTTCATCAATGTCGACTACATGGTCTACTTGTTCAAATACGACTCGACTCACGGGCGTTTCAAGGGCACCGTCGAAGCCAAGGACGGCAAATTGGTTGTAAACGGCAACGCCATCACCGTTTTCAGCGAACGCGATCCCAAGGACATTCCATGGAGCAAAGCCGGCGCCGAATACGTCGTCGAATCAACTGGCGTCTTCACAACCATCGAGAAGGCTTCTCTCCATTTGCAAGGAGGTGCCAAGAAAGTCATCATCTCTGCTCCCTCAGCTGATGCCCCCATGTTCGTGTGCGGCGTCAACTTGGATGCCTACGATCCCTCAATGAAGGTTGTCTCGAACGCCTCTTGCACAACCAACTGCTTGGCTCCCTTGGCTAAAGTTGTGCACGACAACTTTGAAATTGTCGAAGGCTTGATGACAACTGTCCATGCTACAACTGCTACACAAAAGACCGTTGACGGTCCCTCGGGCAAATTGTGGCGTGATGGTCGTGGCGCTGCTCAAAACATCATTCCCGCAGCAACGGGCGCCGCCAAGGCTGTCGGCAAAGTTATTCCCGCTTTGAATGGAAAACTCACTGGCATGGCATTCCGTGTTCCAACTGCCAACGTTTCCGTCGTCGATTTGACTTGCCGCTTGGGAAAACCCGCCAGCTACGACGCCATCAAGGCAAAGGTCAAGGAAGCTGCCGAGGGACCCTTGAAGGGCATCTTGGGATACACCGAAGACGAAGTTGTCTCATCTGACTTCATCGGAGACAATCACTCGTCGATCTTCGACGCCAAGGCTGGCATCCCATTGACTGACAGCTTCGTGAAACTCATCTCGTGGTACGATAACGAGTATGGCTATTCCAACCGTGTCATTGACTTGATCAAATTCATGCAAACCAAGGACAAATAA